A window of the Streptomyces sp. JB150 genome harbors these coding sequences:
- a CDS encoding NACHT domain-containing protein, whose protein sequence is MPTSRTGVIVLGLFLAGVCGALAIAFVTGSGVASAAAGLLPTLAGTYLAWAAFRADRVEAASSRGLEQIADELAVAVRRQWEAETRVRRLNDPYPLPVSWEPAPGELVEEWRHITAAATAWPSGLRGDPGVWASDPRALAGTDGAVDNILESVPTGRLVVLGAPGSGKTVLLVRLVLSLLERRPLGGAVPVLFSLSTWNPSEQDLESWMCEQLLQDYTALRAPVHGSLERMNWGQALITHRLLLPVLDGLDEIPAAVRPAALSQINAALSPGGKIVLSSREHEYREALAPTTSVPSKLSGAAGVALQPVHHEVTAEYLQRDSGGAGTAAAARWAPVISHLSSGNTPLAQALSTPLMLFMARTLYNPRPGEQTGSLPNPAELCDATRFPTVSSIQQYLFDAFVPAAYRPHPDPRKRPRWQAADAQRWLAFLSAHLESRLQGTTDFAWWHLRHSVPGPLVGLLMGVTSGLVGGLVAGFGADIGIGFGVGLGSGILLGFAVALPVRRVSGSGQGAMSGLAGGLAGGLAGGFLSGLASLLGIGFAVGPAGGIAAGLGVGLAVGPASGPRGGLVGGTVGGATAGLMSGIGSGLPSGIVNGVGIGLAAGLTAWLAGRSEPAQRLHWSPVGAAGGLAVGCALALAAGLVAGLAAGVMVGLVTGAVGTLIAGLTGVPTDLTAAGDPKAVLRRDVRTFALIFLAMALAIGTVVDLVTGLAVTTELQLATDPTVLLTAGLAPGAAMGVISGLAIAFTQAAGGTFRLAHYWLALRGRLPWRLMHFLADAHEHRGVLRRVGAVYQFRHAELQRRMADG, encoded by the coding sequence GTGCCGACATCGCGTACGGGTGTGATCGTTCTTGGGCTGTTCCTGGCAGGGGTCTGTGGGGCGCTGGCGATCGCCTTCGTGACCGGGTCGGGAGTGGCGTCGGCAGCCGCGGGTCTTCTTCCGACGCTTGCCGGTACCTACCTGGCCTGGGCGGCATTCCGGGCCGACCGCGTCGAAGCGGCCTCAAGTAGGGGACTGGAACAGATCGCCGACGAGCTGGCTGTCGCCGTCCGCCGTCAGTGGGAAGCCGAGACACGCGTGCGGCGGCTCAACGATCCCTACCCGTTGCCGGTGTCCTGGGAGCCGGCGCCCGGGGAGTTGGTGGAGGAGTGGCGGCACATCACGGCGGCCGCCACTGCATGGCCCAGCGGGCTGCGCGGCGACCCAGGCGTCTGGGCATCGGACCCCCGTGCACTTGCGGGCACCGACGGCGCCGTCGACAACATTTTGGAGAGCGTCCCTACCGGCCGGTTGGTCGTGCTCGGCGCACCAGGCTCCGGTAAGACCGTCCTGCTGGTTCGCCTCGTTCTGTCGTTGCTGGAGCGGAGACCGCTCGGGGGTGCTGTGCCGGTCCTCTTCTCCCTCTCCACATGGAATCCGTCCGAGCAGGACTTGGAGAGCTGGATGTGTGAGCAACTCCTCCAGGACTACACAGCACTGCGAGCACCGGTCCACGGCTCCCTGGAACGTATGAACTGGGGACAGGCACTGATCACGCACCGTCTGCTGCTTCCCGTCCTGGACGGGCTCGACGAGATCCCAGCAGCCGTACGCCCGGCTGCGCTCAGCCAGATCAACGCCGCTCTGTCACCGGGTGGGAAAATCGTCCTGTCCAGCAGGGAACACGAGTACCGGGAGGCGCTGGCCCCCACCACGTCCGTCCCATCGAAGTTGTCCGGGGCAGCGGGGGTGGCACTTCAGCCGGTACACCACGAGGTGACGGCCGAGTACCTGCAGCGTGATTCGGGCGGTGCGGGAACGGCTGCGGCCGCGCGCTGGGCACCCGTGATAAGCCACCTCAGCAGTGGCAACACGCCCCTTGCCCAGGCTCTCAGTACGCCGCTGATGCTCTTCATGGCCCGCACCCTCTACAACCCCCGGCCCGGGGAACAGACCGGCTCCCTCCCGAACCCTGCCGAACTGTGCGACGCGACGCGCTTCCCCACGGTGAGCAGCATCCAGCAGTATCTTTTCGACGCCTTCGTCCCGGCGGCCTACCGACCCCACCCGGATCCGCGGAAGCGTCCCCGCTGGCAGGCCGCGGACGCTCAACGCTGGCTGGCCTTCCTCAGCGCCCATCTGGAATCGCGGCTGCAGGGAACCACCGACTTCGCGTGGTGGCACCTGCGGCACTCCGTCCCGGGGCCCCTCGTCGGTCTTCTGATGGGGGTCACGAGTGGCCTGGTCGGTGGGCTTGTCGCCGGCTTCGGGGCGGACATCGGCATCGGCTTCGGTGTCGGTCTGGGAAGTGGCATTCTCCTGGGATTCGCGGTCGCGCTGCCGGTCCGACGCGTCAGCGGGTCTGGCCAGGGCGCCATGAGTGGACTCGCCGGTGGCCTGGCTGGAGGTCTCGCGGGCGGTTTCTTGTCAGGGCTGGCGAGCTTGCTGGGCATCGGGTTCGCCGTCGGTCCGGCGGGAGGCATTGCGGCCGGACTGGGCGTGGGGCTGGCTGTCGGGCCCGCCAGCGGCCCGAGAGGCGGCCTGGTCGGTGGAACCGTCGGCGGCGCCACGGCTGGCCTCATGTCCGGTATCGGCTCTGGGCTGCCGTCCGGAATTGTCAACGGTGTGGGCATCGGCCTGGCGGCCGGGCTCACGGCCTGGCTCGCGGGACGAAGCGAGCCGGCGCAGAGGTTGCACTGGTCGCCTGTCGGCGCGGCTGGCGGTCTCGCGGTGGGGTGCGCGCTCGCTCTGGCGGCCGGACTCGTCGCGGGACTGGCCGCCGGGGTCATGGTCGGCCTCGTCACTGGAGCCGTCGGTACTCTCATCGCCGGACTCACTGGAGTTCCTACGGACCTGACTGCGGCGGGAGACCCCAAGGCGGTCTTGCGTCGAGACGTCCGCACCTTCGCATTGATCTTCCTTGCCATGGCGCTCGCCATCGGGACCGTCGTCGATCTGGTGACAGGCCTGGCCGTCACCACGGAACTGCAGCTAGCCACCGATCCGACCGTGCTGCTCACCGCCGGCCTTGCTCCCGGTGCCGCCATGGGGGTCATCTCGGGACTCGCGATCGCCTTCACCCAGGCAGCCGGCGGGACGTTCCGCCTCGCACATTACTGGCTGGCTCTGCGTGGAAGGCTGCCGTGGCGGCTCATGCACTTCCTGGCCGACGCTCATGAACACCGAGGAGTTCTGCGCCGGGTCGGGGCGGTCTACCAGTTCCGCCACGCGGAACTGCAGCGCCGGATGGCCGACGGGTAA
- a CDS encoding helix-turn-helix transcriptional regulator has product MSHDEQALFSAVDALLEQVAQDPLPPPAERKRLREAAGLSQEQIARALKARRESVGNWEAGRSEPRPPKRAAYARLLEGLAARFPAPQEPHDPPAPASVPAPAPLPASDPAPKAPTPPAAAAPPAARSTEPATTSTRPSAPPRRAGAQTSAKKTSAKNAAARKTVQRPAVTAGADGRFENGPLAVVDVDDDGQVVAYCAGGLVLDVPAGTLPALVDWTLEEARLGQARLHRHGRDADPVLVLTEAALERYGLPTELSPEERRAGRLAAGHKVVKQISRAGQRLTQRGLGPWARVYRDPEGSRRRCVQLCVPAWGALPADEWDDRNNPRLPGLHAADLARFLGTYADRVMTPRGTTAVTGLELMTALRPPTRAERDPVTGEFRQAFNDDALTRVHEVVECEVPDEHPLLKGKFARHHQRTPAEMLLEEPYQWCRPLTDDECMRPYLVAIDVNMAFAAAANGLTVGLNGPTHLTGNPRFDPALPGSWLVDLSHVDLARVRVDGRAVDAGRLPSPFTPTGERPTGPAWYATPTVAYAVELGFDVAPVEAYVRTRTGRYLDPWYKRLRDAYVATMADLGVTTDLSGSEFLDAMARTREADPALALLLKAIKATAKGGIGKLRQRNRGQVPYYEPWPALERVTWRPDIRAAVLSTVRISMHRKMLKTAAAAGVYPVAIGTDALVYPSPGPSPLDFLPLTPEGRPAPGTFRLGVSPGMVKHQGTRTVLWAEQQFEEHGGVFNIANLVKM; this is encoded by the coding sequence GTGTCCCACGACGAACAAGCCCTGTTCAGCGCGGTCGACGCACTGCTGGAACAGGTCGCGCAGGACCCTCTGCCGCCACCGGCCGAACGCAAGCGGCTCCGGGAGGCAGCGGGGCTCAGCCAGGAGCAGATCGCGAGGGCCCTGAAGGCCCGGCGCGAGTCGGTCGGGAACTGGGAGGCCGGCCGCAGCGAACCGCGGCCACCGAAGCGGGCCGCCTACGCCCGGCTGCTGGAGGGACTGGCCGCGCGCTTCCCCGCGCCCCAGGAGCCCCACGATCCCCCCGCGCCCGCTTCCGTTCCAGCTCCCGCGCCCCTTCCCGCTTCCGATCCCGCCCCAAAAGCGCCGACGCCCCCCGCGGCTGCGGCCCCACCGGCGGCGCGGAGCACCGAACCGGCGACGACGAGCACCAGGCCGTCGGCGCCCCCCCGGCGCGCGGGCGCGCAGACGTCGGCGAAGAAGACGTCGGCGAAGAACGCGGCAGCGAGGAAGACGGTGCAGCGGCCGGCCGTCACGGCAGGCGCCGACGGGCGGTTCGAGAACGGCCCGCTGGCCGTGGTCGACGTCGACGACGACGGCCAGGTGGTGGCGTACTGCGCCGGCGGCCTGGTCCTGGACGTGCCGGCCGGAACGCTGCCCGCCCTGGTCGACTGGACGCTGGAGGAAGCGCGCCTCGGCCAGGCCCGGCTGCACCGCCACGGCCGCGACGCCGACCCCGTCCTCGTCCTCACCGAGGCCGCGCTGGAGCGGTACGGCCTGCCCACCGAGCTGTCCCCGGAGGAACGGCGCGCCGGACGGCTCGCGGCCGGCCACAAGGTGGTCAAGCAGATCAGCAGGGCCGGGCAGCGGCTCACGCAGCGCGGCCTCGGGCCGTGGGCGCGCGTCTACCGCGACCCGGAGGGCTCCCGGCGCCGGTGTGTGCAGCTGTGCGTTCCGGCCTGGGGCGCGCTGCCGGCCGACGAGTGGGACGACAGGAACAACCCGCGGCTTCCGGGCCTGCACGCGGCGGACCTGGCCCGGTTCCTGGGCACGTACGCGGACCGGGTGATGACACCGCGCGGCACCACGGCCGTCACCGGCCTGGAGCTGATGACGGCGCTGCGCCCGCCGACCCGCGCGGAGAGGGATCCCGTCACCGGCGAGTTCCGGCAGGCGTTCAACGACGACGCGCTCACCCGGGTCCACGAGGTGGTGGAGTGCGAGGTCCCGGACGAACACCCCCTGCTGAAGGGGAAGTTCGCGCGGCACCATCAGCGCACGCCGGCCGAGATGCTGCTGGAGGAGCCGTACCAGTGGTGCCGGCCGCTGACCGACGACGAGTGCATGCGGCCGTACCTGGTCGCCATCGACGTCAACATGGCGTTCGCGGCGGCCGCGAACGGCCTCACCGTCGGCCTGAACGGCCCCACCCACCTGACCGGCAACCCCCGGTTCGACCCGGCGCTGCCCGGCTCGTGGCTGGTCGACCTCTCCCACGTCGACCTCGCCCGCGTACGGGTGGACGGCCGCGCCGTGGACGCCGGCCGGCTCCCCTCCCCCTTCACACCGACCGGTGAGCGCCCGACCGGCCCGGCCTGGTACGCCACCCCGACCGTCGCCTACGCCGTCGAGCTCGGCTTCGACGTCGCGCCGGTCGAGGCGTACGTCCGCACCCGCACCGGCCGCTACCTGGACCCCTGGTACAAGCGGCTGCGCGACGCGTACGTGGCCACGATGGCGGACCTCGGCGTCACCACGGACCTGAGCGGGAGTGAGTTCCTGGACGCGATGGCCCGCACCAGGGAGGCCGACCCGGCCCTCGCCCTGCTCCTGAAGGCGATCAAGGCCACGGCGAAGGGCGGCATCGGCAAGCTGCGGCAGCGCAACCGCGGCCAGGTGCCGTACTACGAGCCGTGGCCGGCCCTGGAGCGCGTGACGTGGCGGCCCGACATCCGCGCCGCCGTGCTGTCCACCGTCCGGATCAGCATGCACCGCAAGATGCTGAAGACCGCGGCCGCGGCGGGTGTGTACCCGGTGGCGATCGGCACCGACGCTCTCGTCTACCCCTCCCCCGGTCCCTCACCCCTGGACTTCCTCCCGCTGACGCCCGAGGGCAGGCCCGCCCCCGGCACCTTCCGCCTCGGCGTCTCCCCCGGCATGGTCAAGCACCAGGGCACCCGGACCGTGCTGTGGGCGGAGCAGCAGTTCGAGGAGCACGGCGGCGTCTTCAACATCGCCAACCTCGTCAAGATGTAG
- the kdpF gene encoding K(+)-transporting ATPase subunit F has protein sequence MTAENVAGLVVAVDLLGYLVLALIFPERS, from the coding sequence GTGACCGCCGAGAACGTCGCCGGCCTGGTCGTGGCCGTCGACCTGCTGGGCTATCTCGTCCTCGCCCTGATCTTCCCGGAGAGGTCCTGA
- a CDS encoding DinB family protein — protein MVSQPSTDPAVFHATLREQFEVFLDEYRTALHDSLNGLTEEQARRSLVPSKTTLLGLVKHATFVEQVWFDEAVTCRPRSEIGIPGTPDESFDLHEDDTIASAQDAYRRTWAASRRATAELTLDDVVRGNRRGPLPLRWVYLHVLRELTQHCGHADILREQILAGSGEATAHQASST, from the coding sequence ATGGTCTCTCAGCCCTCCACGGATCCCGCCGTCTTCCACGCCACGCTCCGCGAGCAGTTCGAGGTGTTCCTCGACGAGTACCGGACCGCCCTGCACGACAGTCTGAACGGGCTGACCGAAGAGCAGGCACGCCGGTCGCTGGTTCCCTCCAAGACCACACTGCTCGGCCTGGTCAAGCACGCCACCTTCGTCGAGCAGGTCTGGTTCGACGAGGCGGTCACCTGCCGGCCCCGTTCCGAGATCGGCATTCCCGGCACCCCCGACGAGTCCTTCGATCTCCACGAGGACGACACGATCGCCTCGGCTCAGGACGCCTACCGCCGGACCTGGGCGGCGTCCCGCCGGGCCACGGCGGAGCTGACGCTGGACGACGTCGTGCGGGGCAACCGCCGCGGCCCGCTGCCGCTGCGCTGGGTCTACCTCCACGTGCTGCGGGAGCTGACCCAGCACTGCGGGCACGCCGACATCCTCCGCGAACAGATCCTCGCCGGCTCCGGCGAGGCCACGGCGCACCAGGCCTCCTCCACCTGA